In a single window of the Zea mays cultivar B73 chromosome 5, Zm-B73-REFERENCE-NAM-5.0, whole genome shotgun sequence genome:
- the LOC103626091 gene encoding AAA-ATPase At2g46620, which translates to MMGQDGVGGGVIGALLYAALAVLALRLVLSYKSAAHAVRRAWRWADEWAQAYQYYEVPRLAVDGAENPLFRKAAAYVASLPSLEDADAACVLSSAAKSNDFALQLGPGHTARDAFLGARLAWTNAGGDGRLVLRVRRHDRTRVLRPYLQHLESVADEMEARRRELRVHANAGGGAPRWASAPFTHPATLDTVAMDPDLKARVRADLESFLKGRAYYHRLGRVWRRSYLLYGAPGTGKSTFAAAMARFLGYDVYDVDLSRGGCDDLRALLLDTAPRSLILVEDLDRYLRGGDGETAAARTARVLGFMDGLSSSCGEERVMVFTMSGGKDGVDPAVLRPGRLDVHIHFTMCDFEGFKALASNYLGLKDHKLYPQVEEGFHAGARLSPAELGEIMLANRGSASRALRTVISALQHVAPSPPPQRTVTAARPPRLTSRWSGHLDEASVATATSEASAAGQSPRGGGGFAKDAPIREIKKLYGLIKYRSRKDAGVVPVDDSAASPDGRDSDVSPEKDR; encoded by the coding sequence ATGATGGGGCAGGACGGCGTCGGCGGAGGGGTGATCGGGGCCCTGCTCTACGCCGCGCTGGCGGTGCTGGCGCTGCGTCTGGTGCTGTCGTACAAGTCGGCGGCGCACGCGGTGCGGCGGGCGTGGCGGTGGGCGGACGAGTGGGCGCAGGCGTACCAGTACTACGAGGTGCCGCGCCTCGCCGTCGACGGCGCGGAGAACCCGCTGTTCCGGAAGGCGGCGGCGTACGTGGCGTCGCTGCCGTCGCTCGAGGACGCGGACGCCGCCTGCGTGCTGTCGTCGGCGGCCAAGAGCAACGACTTCGCGCTGCAGCTGGGGCCGGGCCACACCGCGCGGGACGCGTTCCTCGGCGCGCGCCTCGCGTGGACCAACGCCGGCGGCGACGGCCGCCTCGTGCTCCGCGTGCGCCGCCACGACCGCACCCGCGTGCTGCGGCCCTACCTGCAGCACCTCGAGTCCGTCGCCGACGAGATGGAGGCGCGCCGCCGCGAGCTGCGGGTCCACGCCAACGCCGGCGGTGGCGCGCCGCGGTGGGCGTCCGCGCCCTTCACGCACCCGGCCACGCTCGACACGGTGGCCATGGACCCCGACCTCAAGGCCCGCGTccgcgccgacctggagagcttcCTCAAGGGCCGCGCGTACTACCACCGCCTCGGCCGCGTCTGGCGCAGGAGCTACCTGCTGTACGGCGCTCCCGGCACGGGCAAGTCCACGTTCGCCGCCGCGATGGCGAGGTTCCTGGGGTACGACGTCTACGACGTGGACCTGTCCCGCGGCGGCTGCGACGACCTCCGCGCCCTGCTCCTGGACACCGCCCCGCGGTCGCTCATCCTCGTGGAGGACCTCGACCGCTACCTGCGCGGCGGGGACGGcgagacggcggcggcgaggaccgCGCGCGTGCTCGGCTTCATGGACGGGCTCTCCTCGTCATGCGGCGAGGAGCGCGTGATGGTGTTCACCATGAGCGGGGGCAAGGACGGCGTGGACCCGGCCGTGCTGCGGCCCGGCCGGCTCGACGTCCACATCCACTTCACCATGTGCGACTTCGAGGGATTCAAGGCTCTGGCGAGCAACTACCTGGGGCTCAAGGACCACAAGCTGTACCCGCAGGTGGAGGAGGGGTTCCACGCCGGCGCCCGCCTCAGCCCCGCCGAGCTCGGCGAGATCATGCTCGCCAACCGCGGGTCCGCGAGCCGCGCGCTCCGCACCGTCATCAGCGCGCTGCAGCACGTGGCCCCGTCACCGCCTCCGCAGCGGACCGTCACCGCGgcgcggccgccgaggctgacATCGAGATGGTCCGGGCACCTCGACGAGGCCAGCGTCGCGACCGCGACGTCCGAGGCCAGCGCGGCGGGGCAGTCGCCGCGGGGCGGGGGAGGTTTCGCCAAGGACGCGCCGATCAGGGAGATCAAGAAGCTCTACGGTCTGATCAAGTACAGGAGCCGCAAGGACGCCGGCGTCGTGCCGGTGGATGACAGCGCGGCATCGCCGGACGGGCGGGACAGCGACGTTAGCCCCGAGAAGGACCGGTGA